A stretch of the Hydra vulgaris chromosome 09, alternate assembly HydraT2T_AEP genome encodes the following:
- the LOC136084830 gene encoding uncharacterized protein LOC136084830, with protein MDQVDDSPVTQTVSPSELQSVSQIQPLLHSSSSFSLPSQKNGIDQINNFILKANVEPNTVEGIQFIVNAMYSKVCGLETEMRTIRSLLDTNHGNNENINIDYLPANSVEEFDSLEKKNNSL; from the coding sequence ATGGATCAAGTAGATGACTCGCCAGTTACACAGACAGTGTCTCCATCAGAGTTGCAGTCTGTTTCACAAATTCAACCACTATTGCATTCATCTTCTTCCTTTTCTTTGCCATCTCAAAAAAATGGGATAGaccaaataaataactttattctgAAAGCAAACGTTGAACCCAATACTGTTGAAGGCATTCAATTTATAGTGAATGCCATGTACAGTAAAGTTTGTGGGTTGGAAACCGAAATGCGTACCATACGTTCACTTTTAGACACTAACCATGGTAataacgaaaatataaatatagattattTACCAGCAAATTCAGTTGAAGAGTTTGATTCactagagaaaaaaaataattcactcTAA